Genomic DNA from Deltaproteobacteria bacterium HGW-Deltaproteobacteria-18:
GAGCCGGCACTTTCATCGCCGAAAACAGCCAGGCAAATCTGGCCAAGGCCATGGGAGACGCCTTCGCGCGGGAAAGGCACCGTCTGGACGATATCTTTGAACTGCGCATCCTGCTTGAACCTCAGATAGCTCATCTGGCCGCCCAGCGCATCACTGAGCGGGAACTTGAGGAGTTGCAGGATCTTATCATCGCCTACGCAAATAATATGCGGGACGGACTTCCCGTCTATTTCCATGACCAGGCATTCCATGACGCCATTGCAGCCGCCACAGGCAATCAGTCCATTACGATGCTCATGGAACAGATGCACGAACTGCTGCGTGAAAGCCGGGATGAGGCGCTGCAATCAACTGCACGCAGTGCCAAATCACTGGAAGATCATCAAAAAATCCTGGCAGCCTTGAGCATGCACGACCCGGAGCGCACCCGGAAAGCCATGACGGAGCACCTCATGCATACCAGGGAAATTGTTTTCACCTCAACAACGGGAGAATGAATAAATGAAGGAAATACGTAAAACAGCCCGCGATTTGATGACCGGTTTCTGCCGGGTTTGCCCTGTTTGCAACGGCAAGGCCTGTGCCGGAGAAGTTCCGGGCATGGGCGGACTCGGCACCGGTTCGGCCTTCATGACAAACGTGCAGGCCCTGGCCAAAGTCACTTTCAACATGCGTCTGGTGCATGAAATTACCGAACCTGACACCAGCACCAACATCCTTGGCCTTGATTTGTCCATGCCCGTGATGGCGGCTCCCATCGGCGGAGTTTCATTCAATATGGGGGGCAAGCGTACCGAAGAGGAATACATAAACGCCATCATTGACGGCAGCAGGCAGGCTGGCATCATCGGATGCACCGGAGACGGAGTGCCGCCCTTCATCCACGAATCGGGCCTGGCGGCCATATCGGTAGCCGGCGGGCACGGCATCCCCTTTATCAAGCCCTGGGAAGACGCAGAACTCTATGAAAAATTGGCCAAGGCCAAGGACAGTGGCGCCACTATAATAGGAATGGACATCGACGCGGCGGGTCTCATCACACTGCGCAAGATGGGACGTCCGGTCTCTCCCAAATCGGTGGACAAACTGCGGGAAATTATTGCCAGGGCGGGAGTGAAGTTCATCATCAAAGGCATCATGACCCCGCAAGACGCCTCACTGGCTTTGCAGGCAGGAGCCGATGCCATCGTCGTTTCCAACCATGGCGGACGAGTTCTCGATCATACTCCCGGGACGGCCGAAGTACTGCCGACCATTGCCGAGCAAATGAAGGGAAAACTGGGAATAATCGTGGACGGGGGGATACGCGCCGGGGCCGACGTGCTCAAGATGCTCGCGCTTGGGGCTGACGCGGTCATGGTCGGCAGACCTTTCAGCATCGCGGCCATGGGCGGTCTGACCGAAGGCGTTGTCGCCTACAGCGAAACACTTCGCACCGAGCTCATGCAGGCCATGGTCATGACCGGCACTGAATCAGTGGCGAAGATCTCTCCTGCGCTACTCTACCGCAAGGCCTGAAAAAAAGGGCCGGAAAACCGGCCCTATCCTCTATATTTCAGTCCGGTTTCGTAAACCGGCAATCCGCGCTCAGGGATTTCCTTGCTCCAGCAGACAGCCACCGGATAACGATCGAATTCGCCCATGGAGGACTCCGGAGAATAACCCTCCAGGGAAAGCTCAAGCTTGGCGCCCTGCTGAATGGGCGTACGGGTCTTGAGGCACAGCCCGCCATCGCTGTAGTTGATCAAACGGGCATACTGGGTCTTGTTCTGCCCCTCATAGACATAACGGACAGGCACCAGGCAATCTTTTCGAATATGCATGCGCTTGTTTTCAGACATTGAACCCCTCCTCGATTTTTGTCCCGATCCTCGTGAATCAGGAGTGAAACTCCTACATTTTAGACACATCTTTTTAATAGCCGATTCCGGCATAAGAGGCAAATATCCAAATCCGAAAAATTTCTTCAAAAAAAACTTGCCATTTGCAAACCCTCTCTATATTAACCGACTTCGCTTTCGGGGCAACTCAAAAGCAAATACGGCGAGGTAGCTCAGACGGTTAGAGCATGCGGCTCATATCCGCAGTGTCGGGGGTTCAATTCCCTCCCTCGCTACCATAAAAGACAAAGGATTCTAGCTTAATAGCCAGGATCCTTTTTTATTATCCCCACCTTTGTCCCCCATTTGTCCAGTAGCCTTCCCGTAAAACCGGACCTTCGCTCCACTCCCCACCAAAAAAAAACGCCCATCCCCAAAGGGACAGGCGCAACCAAAATAGAAACGCAAGGAAAAAGCTAGTAATTGTACCTACGTGGAGCCTGGCTCGCGAGCTCGACGCCCACTCCGTAGAACCCGCAGCAGCTGCCGTTTTGAGGCGCGCACCAACGGACCATGCCGAGGCACAGGCTCTTGCCGTACAAGCCCGTCTCTTCGGCATCAGGAGCGAACTGGACCTTGATGGTCTCGCCGGGAGACAGGGGGTAGTCCATTTCGAGCATGAAGCCCGTGGCACTAAAATTGATCGTTCGGGACGGAATCTTGCCGTCCTGAGAAAAGCATTTCTCCACCGTACACCGCGTCAAGGATGCCCTTCGCGGCGATTTTCTTGAATCCATCACTTTTTGGCTCCGTCGATGCATTTACCCTCGCCTTCCCCATTCACCACCCTGTCTCTATCGCTGCATTTCCCGCTGACCCGTAGCTCCTCTATCCCTTGCGCAGATAGCACACGCCGCCGCTGTAAAGCATGAGCACACCTCCAAGAGCCAGGCTGGCCGAACTCCCGACGAAACATCCGGCCAAACCCACGGTGCCGACAAATAGAGGAAATGTCTTGTAGATGCAACGGGGGAGCCAGACACGCATTCTGAACCTCGTTTTTGTTGAATGACGTTATTTAACCGACACACTCACACAGCGAGAATATTTAGAGATACACACAAAACAATTTTTGTGCAAAGCATTATATACTAAATTTCAAAAATATAAGTATATTAAGATTTTATTAAAAGAAAAGTATTCAATAAAAAAAATATCTGAATACTAAATATGTAGCATTTTCGTATTAATGATAAAAAAAGACAACAAAAAAAACGGCATGATAGAGGTAATTTTCTTCCATCATGCCGGGATAAATTCAGAAAAGATGCAGCCTAGATGATCTCGCGGCGGCGCAGACCCACAAGACCGAGAAGACCGGAACCGAGGAGGATGGCGGCACCGGGGAGGGGGGTGGGGGTATAGGAAAGATTATCGAATTTAAAAATTGTTGGGCCATTGGTCAGCTTAAAAGAAATATCAGAAAGCAATATTCTTGCAATACTGTTGTCAGCGGCGCTAAACACACCAGAACCTGTCAAGGTATGTTTACCTCCATTTACCATTAATTCGACAACTCCACCAAGTGTCTGTATCTCATAACTAAATGAGACAAGATAAGCTGCAGGCAAAAAAGTGATTGAAGCTTCCGCAAGCGTACCAAAGATTAAACTATCTTGGAGTGTGCCCGTCCCGCCTGAACCCGAAAGAACGCCATCCCAACCGGAAAATTCAACTCCATTTGAGACCCCGTATGCATCAAGATCTGTAACTCCGTCAAAAGTCAGAGTTGTCAAAGCCTGAGCCTGCCCCGCCAGCACCACAAGGCACAGCATCATCCCAAAAAACAATTTCACCGATTTCATATATTCCTCCGAATAGATTTTTGGGGTTCTGCGCCCCGGGACTGCGCTCTTGATGAAAGTTCCGTACCAAGCATGATTTTATATTTAATTTCAAACAAATAGACTCTCGCAAGCCATATCATCCACCCCTCCCGGACCGCCCTGTCCGATGCCGTGAGATAGCCTCTCACCTTCAAGAACTCACTTCGCGGCCTACGCCCTTGCCAGGGTAAGTCACGCAACCCCTCGGGATGTCAGGGCAGCGCTTGCAGCACCGGGTCACCCGGCACCGCGACCGGATGTCAGGGAGCATGATCCAGTCCCAAACTGCCGGATAGTGGCACTCATGAGCTGTCCGGTCCGGCAAGACTGAACCCAAGCGCTCCTTGTCCGGAAAAATCAGATTTATTCAAGCAACGATCTTGCCTGAGCCAGATCCGGGAAATCCTGGGTGCGGGCCAGCAGGGCCTGGAGCAGGGTGCGCGCTTCCCCGGTCTGTCCCAGATCGGCCAGGACCTGGGCCAGGTGATAGGTCACGGCCGGGTCCTCGGGCAGGGACTCGTGGGCCTTGCGCAGGAACTGTAGGGCCGCGTCCTTGTCGCCCAGGCGGTAATGCACCCAGCCCACCGTATCCAGCGCCGAAGGATCGCCGCCCGCACTGGCTCTGGTGGCCAGGGCCAGCGCTTCGGTCATCTGCTCCGTCGTGGGCGCGGCATGCGAGACCAGCAGGTAGGCCAGGTTGTTGGCCGCGGGCAGCAGCCCGGGGTGGCGGGCCAGGAGATTGCGGTAGATGGCCTCGGCCTCAGCCGTTTCCCCGCCCAACTGCAGCAACTGACCCAGCAGCAGGGCCTCGGGCACGGAGTCGGGATTCTTGGTCAACGCGGCGCGGCACTCGGCCACGGCCGTGTCCTTGCGGCCCGTGGACGCATACAGCCCCGCCAGCCGGGCCGAGGGCACGGACCATTCCGGGGCGCGGCGCTGGGCCTCGCGAAATGCCTTCTCCGCCCCATCCGCATCGCCCAGCCGCAGGGCCGTGCGGCCGAGCAAGTCAGCGGCCAGCGGGTCTGCCGGCCGGGATGCGGCCCGCTCACCGGCCCAGGCCATGGCCGCCTCGCCGCGCCCCGCCGCCAGTTCCACGGCCACCACGCCTTCGGCACCTCCGTGGGCGTCCGGGCTGGCCAGCAGCAACTCGTCGAAGGTTTGCCGCGCAGCGTCCCAGTCCTTGCGGATACCGTACATGCTGCCCAGACGAAGCAGCGCGGCGGTTCTGGCATCGCGCTCCCCAGCGGCCAGTCGGTAATGGGTCCGGGCCGCATCAAAATGTTCGCGCCGCGCCTCGATGTCCCCCATGGCCAGCAGCAGCTGGGCGGACATCCTGCCCCCCCGCTCGCCGTCCTGCAGGACGGCGAGGGCCGCATCGGGCTCGCCCGCACGCTGGTGATGCGCGGCCAGTTCCAGACGCACAGGCAGGGCGTCCGGCTTCTTCAGAAGAAAATTGCGTAGCGCCTCGACCCCGGACAGAGTGTTGCCCAGGGCAAACTGGGCCCGGGCCATGAGCACGGCCACGGCCATGTCGTCCGGAACATCGTGCAGGGCGATGCGCAGCTCGGCCAGGGCTTCCTCGAAGCGGTCCTGGAGCATGAAGATGCGCCCGCGTGCGGCGTGGGCGCGGGCATCTGCGGGATTGAGACGCAGCACCTCGTCCACCTCGGCCAGGGCGCCGCTACGGTCGCCACGGCGCAGCTTGAGCTCGGACATCCGCAGGCGAGCCTCGATGCCGGACGGACCGGCCTCGGCATCCTGGGCCAACTGGGTCAGGACGGCCTCGGCTTCGGCCATGTTTCCGCCGGCGGCATGCACCGCAGCCAGGGCCAGCCGCAGTTTGGGCGTGGCTCCGTCCGGGGTTTTCACGACCAGGGCCGCAGCTTCGCCGGTCTTGCCCTGACGTGCCAGAAATTCCACCAGTCGCAGCCGCGCCTCTTCCGAAGCCGGGTCCGCGTCCAGCATGACGGTCAGGATTCCCTCCACGCGCTGTGCGTCGCCCATGCGCTCGTACAGACTGGCCAGGAGGACCATGACGCCGCGATTTTCAGGATCGAGCTCTTTAAGCTTCAACAGATGCTTCTCGGCGTCCGCCATGTCGCCGCTGTCCGCCGCCAGGCTCGCGGCCCTGAAATGCAGCACGCGGCTGTCCGGCCGGGCCTCTATGCCACGGCGCACCACGGCCAGCGCCTCGTCGACGCGCCCGGTCTCGGCATGAATGACCGAGAGGGCTATGAGCGCGTCCTCATTGTCCGGATCCTGTGCAAAGACATCCTTAAGCTGTGCCTCGGCCTCGCCGAACCGCTTGGCCCGGAGCATGGCCCCGGCGCGCAGCAGCCTGCCGTCCCTGGAAGCCGGATCGATGCGCAGCACCTGCCCGGACACCTCCTCGGCCTTGGCCGTGTCCCCCGAAAGCAGGTAGATGCGGCCCACGCCGAGCAGCGCCTCCACGTTCTCGGGCTCGAGCTCCGCCGCGCGCTGAAAGCCCGCATAGGCCTCGCGCCAGTTCTGGTCCGTGAGCGCACAGCGTGCCAGCAGCAGGTAGGCTCCGGCGTGGTTGGGATCGAGCTTGATGATGTTCTTGGCCTCCACCCGCGCCTCGGCAATGCGCCCTTCCTGTTCCAGCTTCAGACCGTTTTGGAACAGCTCCGCCTTGCGCTCGTCCTTGGACGCGCAGGCACAAAACATCAGCCCCACCAGTAAAAGACAAAAAATCCGCCGCATGCATACTCCTCGTTGACTAGGATGCTCCGTCACGGGCCAGCACCACCCGCACGGTCTTCAAAAGTATCTCGATGTCGTGCATGAACCGCCAGCCGTCGATATAGCTCAGGTCCAGCGCCACCACGTCCTGAAAATCCTTGATCCGGTTACGCCCCGAGATCTGCCACAGCCCAGTGATGCCGGGCTTCATGGAGATGCGCCGACGCTGCCAGGGCTCGTAGAGGCCCACCTCGTCCGGGGTCGGGGGCCGCGTGCCCACCAGGCTCATATCCCCGCAGAGCACGTTCAGAAACTGCGGGAACTCGTCCAGGGAGGTCTTGCGCAAAAAACGCCCCACCGGTGTGATGCGCGGGTCGTCCTTCATCTTGAACATGCAGCCCTGCATCTCGTTGTGACACAAGAGCTCCTGCTTGCGGGCCTCCGCGTCGGCGTACATGGTCCTGAACTTGTACAGGGAAAAGTGCCGGTTGTTGCGACCCACGCGGGTCTGCCGGAAAAAGATCGGCCCCGGCGAATCCATCCGTATGGCCAGGGCCACGAAGGGCAGTATGACCAGGAGGATGGCGGAGCCCACCACGCCGCCCAGAATGTCGAGGATACGCTTGTAGAAAAGCCCCGAAGTGCTGATGCGCGAGCCGTAAACGGCCAGGGTCGGCACATTGCCCACATGCTCCACGGTCAGCCCGCGCACGACCTCGTCGGGATCGAACATGCCGGGCACGATACGAGCCGTGATCCCGAGCATGCGGCAGCTCTCGACCTTGTCGCGCAGTTTGACCGGGGCGTCCGGAGGCAGGGCAAAAATGACCTCGTCGAACTCGTCCCGGAGCAGCACCTCGCGCAGGCAGTTGTGGGCACCCAGGTGCGGCACGCACTCGATTTCCTGCTCATCGCCGAAGGACAGCCAGCCCCCCAGCCTGTGCCCCCAGCCCTGCTGGGCCGAGAGGGCGTCCTTCACAGCCTGCACGCGGTCCCGGCTGCCGACCAGCAGCACCCGCTCCACCTGCGGACTGCGTTGCACGCGCTGGCGCACGAAGTTGGTCGCCAGCATCCGCACCATGAGCAGTCCGCAGAACACGATCCAGCCGTAGATGCCGATGAACAGGCGGCTTATGCCCTCCGGTTCGAGCATGAATACGCCAAGAGTCAGCACGGAAAAATCCACGACCACGCCCAGGGTGACCTTGCGCAGGCCTTCCAGGCAGCCCACAGCGAAGCGGTCGCTGTAGAACCCGAAGCGCCCCATGACGAAACTGTTCAGAAACATGAGCGAGAGCACCATGGTCACGAAAACCCAGTGCGACATGCCGAAGTCCCCGCCGGACATCTCCCAGCAGATGTGCCAGGCCGCGTAGGCGCCCGTGATGATGACCAGGCCGTCAGCCAGAAGCAGCAGATTGGTGATGATGAGAATCTGTTCCTTGAACATGGACCTATTCCCTCTTTCCGTCGCCGCGCCCCGGCACGAAGTCCGGCAGCAGCGGGACGATGCGTGAAACCATGTCGTCGACCAGCAACTGGCCTTCATCCACGTCCTGGCCGGGCTTGAGCAGCACCTCGACGCGCACCAGCGCACCGTCGGTGCGGCCCATGGTCAGGGCGTCCCACAACAACAGCCACTTGTTCATGAATTCGTTGGTCACGGCCCGGCCCCGCTGCTCGAACCAGTAATTGGCCACGATGCGGTTGCCGCCCTTCTCCAGCAGGATCTGGCCCACGGGAAAGTCGCGCACCCCGACCCTGGCCGGCAGGTTGGAACGCCCGGTGACGCTCCAGCCGCTGCCGAGCATGCAGGAGGTCGGGGCATGGGCGGAATTGGTGCCGTCCTGGGCCGCGTACCAGGACACCAGAAGATACAGCGGGTTGCCCGACTCCACGTTGCGGTAGGTGGCGTGCACGTAGTCCGACGCGCCAAGACTGCGCAGCACTTCGGGCGCAAGCGTCAGGCCCGAGCCTTCCCAGGCTCCAAGCTGCATGGGAAAGGCGGCGAAGCTCGTGCGCGCGGGCACGGCGCTGTTGGCCGGGGCTGTAACGAAACTCAAGGCAAAAAGAAGCAGCACGGCCGTAAAAAGCCCGGCCGGATGCGGCCTGGGCAGGGTCGGAGCCGTCTTCTCCCCCGCCGGCA
This window encodes:
- a CDS encoding FadR family transcriptional regulator translates to MSTSIRQKRTYEEITTRLQTMVQNNDLKPGDRLPPERQLAVMFGVSRNSVREAIKSLEQHGILVSKPGAGTFIAENSQANLAKAMGDAFARERHRLDDIFELRILLEPQIAHLAAQRITERELEELQDLIIAYANNMRDGLPVYFHDQAFHDAIAAATGNQSITMLMEQMHELLRESRDEALQSTARSAKSLEDHQKILAALSMHDPERTRKAMTEHLMHTREIVFTSTTGE
- a CDS encoding alpha-hydroxy-acid oxidizing enzyme — translated: MKEIRKTARDLMTGFCRVCPVCNGKACAGEVPGMGGLGTGSAFMTNVQALAKVTFNMRLVHEITEPDTSTNILGLDLSMPVMAAPIGGVSFNMGGKRTEEEYINAIIDGSRQAGIIGCTGDGVPPFIHESGLAAISVAGGHGIPFIKPWEDAELYEKLAKAKDSGATIIGMDIDAAGLITLRKMGRPVSPKSVDKLREIIARAGVKFIIKGIMTPQDASLALQAGADAIVVSNHGGRVLDHTPGTAEVLPTIAEQMKGKLGIIVDGGIRAGADVLKMLALGADAVMVGRPFSIAAMGGLTEGVVAYSETLRTELMQAMVMTGTESVAKISPALLYRKA
- a CDS encoding sugar transferase, with protein sequence MKASCWSTTWFHASSRCCRTSCRGAATERGNRSMFKEQILIITNLLLLADGLVIITGAYAAWHICWEMSGGDFGMSHWVFVTMVLSLMFLNSFVMGRFGFYSDRFAVGCLEGLRKVTLGVVVDFSVLTLGVFMLEPEGISRLFIGIYGWIVFCGLLMVRMLATNFVRQRVQRSPQVERVLLVGSRDRVQAVKDALSAQQGWGHRLGGWLSFGDEQEIECVPHLGAHNCLREVLLRDEFDEVIFALPPDAPVKLRDKVESCRMLGITARIVPGMFDPDEVVRGLTVEHVGNVPTLAVYGSRISTSGLFYKRILDILGGVVGSAILLVILPFVALAIRMDSPGPIFFRQTRVGRNNRHFSLYKFRTMYADAEARKQELLCHNEMQGCMFKMKDDPRITPVGRFLRKTSLDEFPQFLNVLCGDMSLVGTRPPTPDEVGLYEPWQRRRISMKPGITGLWQISGRNRIKDFQDVVALDLSYIDGWRFMHDIEILLKTVRVVLARDGAS